CATTATGACCGAAGAAACTGTACTGCACGATTGGGATCCAAGTCCTGAAACGCTTCAGCGATGGGCGTATGATGAGAACCTGCATCTCGATGAACAGGACGAAGATCTCGCACTTGGACGGCGTGACTTTCTGCCGATCCTGATTCCGATCGCGGACGATACTCGTTGCCCAAAAGCCGATTACATACTTTCGAGCCTCGATTTTTACCTGATGTTCCTCACGCTTCGTGGCAATGACAGCGAACTGAGTGCTTTGGACGATGCGATAGCGATTGCAAGAGACCAAAAGCGACCAGAAATTGTGGATTGGTCGGCGCTGCTGCAACGTAGACTGAAATATCGCATTGGTGTGGGTCCAGTTGATCGCACGTTGGCGCTCAAGATGGGCAATGACCTGCTCAACGGGATCTGTCGGCAATCTAAAATTGCTATCACAAACGAGACTGACGTGGAATTCGAGGTTCAGCTTTCAGTTCCACCCTTTCATCGACACAAAGAATGGCTGACGATTAACAGGCAAACAGGGACATTCTCGTTCCGCCGTTGACAACAAAGATTGGATAACAATGCGTTGCACCGGAGCTACGGGCCACGCGGATTCTGAAATCAACGTGGTTCTTCATGGCCCGGTGAACGCCGAACAGTTTAGGGGGCTACAGTTTAGGGGGTCTGACCCCTTTGTTCCTGCCCTTTAGGGGGTCTGACCCCTTTGTTCTTTCTTACCCTGAGTGAGTAATACTGAAACAATTTAGTCTTGTTCAAGTTATGTAGGTGATAGAATAACAAAAACAATGTTCCCGGTTTACGGTGTTGAAATGCATGTCAATACTGGCGACTCTGGGAGTTAAGAACGTAAGTTTTATTGATAGTGGGGTACGATTGCCGATGTTGTTCCCACTAACGCGGAAGAATGCAATGCACGCTGACGCTTCCTTCTGGAATGGCCTGTTACTCTTCCTGGCCGCGATCAGTACGGTCGTCTACGGAGTTGGTGTCATGCTCGCCTTGTTCTTCGGCATCTTCCGACGACGTGCGGCACTACTCACTTCATACGGTCTTTCCGCGATTGTGTCGGTTCCCTTTGTCCTTTACTGCGTGCTGATATTTAGTTCCGGGTCATCACCAGAGTTTGACGAGATGTGGCTGCCCGATCCGATTGACGACTGGCCTGTATTTCGGTTGCTCAGGTTGAGCATCGTCGTGATGCTATTACTTTGTTTTGTTTGGGTCACACCGGCAATCCAATATTATTTGACGGGTAACAAAAATCAGAACGTTCCCAGCGAGTCGGAACGAGATAAAGGTTCCTGACACCTTTTTTCTCAGACGGGTGTGCTTGAGATTTTGGAGTCTCGGTCATGATAAACCTGTCACCGACAGTGACGAACGTCCTTTGCTCGCAACCGACCGGAATACAACGTAGCTTGGATGGCTTGATGCACATGTCCACTAAGTTTCTTCAGTAGAATGAGTAAAATTTGCGTGATACCTGCGCATCATTTACGCCCTAATGTCAGAGATGGCTCCCGATCGTACAAACCATCGACTGTATTGAGAATTCGACATCCGCGTGAGACAAATATGATACGACTTCCAAACCTAATCATGTTGCTGTGTTACTTGCTTTGCACCGGCGCGATCGAGGCATGCCAGTCCGACGGCAAAAACACAACTAAAGAGAAACTCGCCGGAGTGAAGGAACCGGATCCGAACAGTTTGGACGGTTCATGGGTGCAAGTGTCTCTAGATCAAGTACCGCCATGGCTGGCGGGTAAGGCTAAGGCGACATCGCTGCGGCCGCGATTCCGAGTGTGGTATTTCGTGAACGGTCAATTGACCATTGAGTACAAAGATAGAGGCTGGGAGGTCGGACGCTACCAGCTGATCAATGGCAAAGGCTACAATGAAATCGATCTGAACGCCAATAGTTTTGACAACCCCTCTACTGCTCTCAACCCGGGACTGAAAACAGGATTGCTCAAAGGCATCTATCAGGTGGAGAGCGATTCATTGAAGCTCAGTCTGGCGACACGCCATAACGCACCTCGTCCCACCAGGTTTCTCGCGAAGAAGGGTTCAAACTCTCTCATGTTCGAGTTTCGACGGGGGGCACCACTCAAAAACTCTTCGGAATCTGCGGCTGATCTCAAAAAACTGCAAGGGACCTGGCGGGTCACTGAATTGCGAGAAGCTGGCATTCTTCGACAGAAATCGAAAACGTGGCGATGGATCATTGTTGGCGACCAGATCAAATGGATGAGCGGAAAGTCTCCGCGAGAAACGCCAATCTTCAAACTGAACGCCAACCGCAATCCCAAACAGATTTTTATGGCGCACCCGAACAGTAACTATCAAAACTTGTTAGTCACTGGAATCTATAAGCTTGATGACAAAAATCTAGAGCTTTGTCTTAATCTCGGCGCTCCTGGTTATAAATTTGAATTCAAGATGCCCAAGGAATTTTCGTCAACAGGTTCAAATACACTAGTCCACGTTAAACTCGAACGAGAGACACATGGCTCACCGGCTGTTCCTTTTGACATTTCCAGCGAGCAACTTACCGCGCCGCAGCATCACGCCAAACAAATTCAAGGAACGTGGCGGATCATCGATGAAACGAGGTGGGGAACGAAATTCCCCTCAACTCTGGAGCTACGGCCTCAGGTTGTTGTGACGGCAGACAAGATTGCTTTTGTGTATGACAAGCAACAGTTGGTTCAGCAATATCGTTATTCACTGGACCCGTCCAACGAGCCGGGACGTATCAAATTAAACGAGCTGGCGTTTCCTCAGAACAAGCGAATCAACTCCAGGGGCGGCGACTCCCATTTAGGAATTTATTTGCTATCGGACAAGACGCTCCACCTTGCCTTTTCCCGCAGTAATAAAAAGCGGCCGAGAGAATTTTTACCCCGAAAATTAAGCCGGACGTTCGTACTCGAACGCGTTGTACCCGCGGAAACGTCAGCTGGCACCGGGAATCTCCTTCAGCAGAGAACAGCCGACATGACGCGAAGCCGAAAGAATTTGACTCGGTTGGGTCTTGCAACATATGAATTTTTCGAAGTTCATAAACGTTTACCGTCCGCCGCGATTGTGAACAAGAAAGGCCAGTCAACTCTCAGTTGGCGAGTTGCATTGCTCCCGTACCTCGGACTCGCCGATTTGCACAAACAATTTAAGCTCGATGAACCTTGGAATAGTCCGCACAACAAGGCATTACTGTCGAAGATGCCGGATGTCTACTCGCCAGTGGGAGTGAAGACGAAAGAACCCTTTCAGACGTTCTACCAAGTCTTCGTTGGCAAAGGGACGCCGTTTGAGAGCTCACAGGGACTCCGGCTGAGTTCGATCAAAGACGGAGTTTCATCCACATTGCTTATTGTCGAGGCTGGAGAACCTGTTCTTTGGACAAAACCAGTCGACCTCGCGTTCGATCCTGAAAAACCACTCCCAAAGCTTGGGGGGCTCTTTCAAGACCGAGTACATGCCGTGTTCCTCGATGCTTCAGTTCGAGCAATCAAGCAACCGTTCGATGAATCACTGTTTCGTCTGGCTATCACATACGATGATCTTCAACCACTAGATTTGAAACATCTGACTCAAGGCAAATGAGAGGGCAAGAAATGGGTGCAATCTCTGCCAGGCAGTGGTTACGTGGTGATTTTGCCTCTGCTATTTGGATATCAGCAGTGAAAATGAGACTTAGAACAAACCATTGATTGAGTGTTTATGCCCCGCTGAAACGACACTTCAGATATAAAAAGGTGTCAGGAATGCTCTGTAGAAAACCTACTCTTATTTGCTATTTCCGTAATTAATAAGTCATGATACACCATATTGCATGATACAGACAAGCAAATCTCCACGGATGGTACTGGCGACTGCTTACAAGATTGCAAAGCAATCGCTTCCTGAATACGCACACCGCTGGAAATTAAAAGGGGTCAGGTCTCTTTTCTGGGTCTTCCTCGGGGGCGTGTTGTGCTTTCGAGGGATAATCGTATGGCTGTGTTGCTGGTCCATTTGTCATCGCCGAAGGGTGTTCCGCGAGTGATGCATTTTCTGACGGCAGCCAGTTCGGCGTCCGTTTGTGGTTTGTTAACCAGTGACCGCCATTGGCGTGGTAGCGGTGGATTTTTGAGCTTTGTCAGCCACGCGAGCGTATCTCCCTTTTGTTGTCGTGCCCAGGCGGAGCCATACTCCCACTCCTCGGCACGTTTGACCAAATTCGCTCGCAGCGGGTTGCGTTCGACATAACGCATCACTGTCAGCAAATGGTCGTCTGACTGAATTGGGAACGATTTAAATCGTCCCTGATACAAGTGACCGCTTCCCCCGGTTGAATAGTGCGCGTGCCAGCGCATGGTATGGGTGACGGTGAGTCGTTGAAAGAATTCCGTCAATTGGGTATCTGTCTGGGGGCGTACCACAAAGTGCCAGTGGTTAGGCATTACGGACATGGCATAGATCGGTAGCGGTATCTTTGCCCACGTTTCCTCAACGACCCGCATGAAAGCAGCATAATCGTCCGGCTTCTCGAACAGCGTCATCTGCGCCACAGAGCGATTGAGCACATGAAACACTTCACCGGCAGGACAAATTCGTTTGGTACGGGGCATACAAGGAGTATAACAGAATACAGCCAGGAATAAAAGAGACCTGACCCCTTTATTCTCCTCCCTTTATTCTCCTCTGACCCCTTTATTCTCCTCGAAGTGAACCCCGCGAGCAGGCTGCTATAAGTAGTTAGTGGGCGTCTGTTTTGTCCTGCCCCGCGAGACCCAGCCGGCTCAGCATCGGCCCGATGGTCAGCCCGCCGACGAGGATCGAGAAGGCGACGACGACGTAGGTCATGGTCAGGACGAGTTCGCCGACGTTGTCATACTGCGATTGCTGGGCGTGGATTTCTTCCTTGAGCGATAGCGCGAGTGCAACACTGATCCCGCCGCGCAGGCCGCCCCAGGTCATGATCTTGATCGCGTGCGGTGTGAATTCCCGGCCGGTCGCCTTCTTCAAGACGGTCACCACCGTGCCAACGGACAGGAACCTCGCCAGCAGCGCAGCAGGGATTGCCAGAGCCCCGGCCAGCAGATACTGCCCCTCGAACGACAGCACCAGGACCTCCAGCCCGATCAGCACAAACAGCACCGCGTTCAGAAGTTCGTCCACCAACTCCCAGAACGTGTCCAGGTGCTCGCGCGTTTTGTCAGACATCGCCAGCGTTCGGCCATGGTTACCCAGGATCAGCCCCGCGACCACCATCGCCAACGGCCCGGATAGGTGCAGCTTCATCGCCAGCGCATACCCGCCCGTCACCACCGCCAGCGAAAGCAAAATCTCCGTCGCGTAGTGATCAATTGATCGCAACAGAAAGAACGCGAGCAGCCCCAGCACAAAGCCCAACGCAATCCCGCCGCCGGCTTCGAGGGCGAAGAGCCTGGCGACGTCGCTTGCGTTCATCTCTGTTACTTCTCTGTTTGCTGGAACCTCGTGCGGATGTTCTTGTTCGCGCTGTTCAACGGTGCGATTGGGCTCTTCCTTGTTCGTTAGGTCTTCAGGTGACTCGCCATGCCCGCCCAAACCCGCGATGCCCAGGAGCGCAATAAACACTACCACGCCCACGCCATCGTTAAACAGCGACTCGCCCGCGACCTTGGTCTCCAGCGACTTGGGTGCGCCGAGGCTCTTGAAGATCCCCAAGACCGCGATCGGATCGGTTGGAGCGACGATCGAACCGAAGATCAGGCAATAGATGAAGCGGACCTTGATGCCGAGCCAGCCGGTGATGACGTAGGTGAGCCCGCCGACGATGAACGTCGTGGCGAGGACGCCGATGGTTGCGAGCAGGACGATGACCGCGGTTTGTTTCTTGAGGTCGTTGAGGTTGACATGCAACGCCCCGGCAAAGAGCAGGTAGCCGAGCATGCCCTGCATCAGCGTCTGGTCGAAGTCGATGGAGCCGATGAGCGTTTCGGCCGAGGTGAGCACGTCCGTCCCCGGTACGATCCAATCAATTAACAGCAGCGCGACCGCGTGCAGCATAGCCAGCAGCATCAAGCCTACCGTCGTCGGCAGCTTGAGCAGTTTGTGGTTAATGAATGCGAAGGCCGCTGCGAGGGCCACGAGGATGCCAGCGATATCGAAGAAGCTCATAGCCATCATTAGTCTTACTTTGCCCGGAAGAAAAGGGGCAGGCCTTTGTTGCGAGGGGTAATCGTCTACCAGAACCACCTCGTGCTGACGAAGCGGGAGGGCTATACCATGCCCTGAATCCCTCCCCAACTTAACATCGCGCCTCACCCGTGTCTAACGAGTGGTGATTTATTTCTGTTTTTTCTTCTGCCCGCTGCTGGAGACCGCGAATCGGTCCCCGTCTAGTCGTTTTTCAGCGGCGAACGCTAGTTCTGCGTAGCCCCCCGGTTCCGAAGACCGGTGCTCTAACCAGCTGAGCTAACACAGGCGTATTTTCCAACAGACACCTTTATTTGAGACCAAACAGTAAAACGACTTATTTTGCTGAGACGTTGTGTTCGATTAGCAGTGAAACAAAATCAAAACTGCTCTCACATAACATATGACAAATTTTGTTCGCTAAACTCGTCAATTACCGGACAGTAAGCTCAAAGGACCCAATTCGCGGACTCCATACGTGTGCGTGAAAGCCATATGTATTCACGGATTCATCGCTCAACCGGAAAACTCTGGTCAGAAACGCTCCTGGAGTATTAGATAAAACCAACGTTTCTCGGCATCATTCCTGGTTGCGTTTTCTATTTTCAATATCAGCAAGTAATTGATGTAAACAGAAAGTAAGAATAAAGTTACATATTGAAAATCTAGCTTTGCTTAGTATCATGTACAGCATTCTGGCATTATGTCCAGAATCTATGTGTGATATGGAGCCGCTGGGGCATCATATCAGAACAAGGCCGTGCAGGTTAATAACAAGTTATGCCACTAACCCAACTGCTTGGACAAAAAGGAGTGTCACGTGAGTTCGTCCGCCTATTTGTATAGCCTCCTCGAAAACGATGGTGTTGTTCGACGCGACCTTCCGCAATCGATGGCCGTTCCTAGCATCGCGATTCCAGTAGATGCGTTTGAACTAAATGCGTTGGCAACACGTGCGCGAGCGAGCGCACGGAACTTTGAGTTCCTCAACAATCTGCAACCCCCTCAACCCCAAAATCCGAAACTGATTCCGAGTGCTGACGGCAAGATCACCGGCATGCTGTTGACGATCCCAGTCGGGAACACCTCCGGCGACTTTGCGGCGATCTACGACAAATTATTTGAGACGCTCCCTGCTCACACGGACTTGTTGTGCTTGGTCAACACCGGTTCGAAATCAACTGTCGAGAACTGGATTCAAACCTATAACCGAACAAATGCGGCCGTGGTTGAGGCTCCCGACCATGTTGGGTTCTCGATTTGGGCTCAGGATGCGTATGCAATTTCAGAAACGTCTGCCAGCGAGACCTACTTCATCGAACCACTTTCGTTCCTCCGTTACGCCGATGCGGTAATCTCAGACTACGTAACGAATGCAACCTCGCTGAAAAATTTCCAGACGCCGCTCTACTTCCAAGGGGGCAACATTCTGATTGGCGACGATTTTTGGTTTATTGGAATCGACTATCCGACAAACACACTCGACTACGTCAATAATTCAATATTTCCGAACCCCGGCGAAACGGGCGAACAATTGGTTCGCCGACTTTATACAGAATATCTCGACAGCAGCCGAACTCTTCGGTACATCGGATCAACTGTGCCCGTACCGTCAGAAGGAATTGTTCTCGCTCAGGAGCAGGGGACGTACTACGTCGATATGGTCTATCAGGGCAACAAGAATGGCACTGCACAGCCGCTGTTCCACATCGACATGTTCTTGTCTTTGGCTGGCAGGGATCAGAACGGTAGCTATCAGATTCTGGTTGCAGACCCTTCGCTAGGTCCCGCCACGCCATGGTCCACCAGTGGTGCGGGATACTCGATGCAAAATGTGTTCGACAATATCGCCAGCAATCTTTCTGCAAGCGGTTACACAGTCATCCGGAATCCACTCCCAATCACGTTCTCTTCTCGGATGTTGCCGGTTTCTGTGTTCAACCGCCCTCACGATCCCGAGCTTTTCTCGATATACACAACATTAACTGCAGCTGGAGTCTCTCAGGTCGAATTGCGTAGCTGGTACTTTGCTACCGCGAACAATGCACTCGTCCAAAACACACAAGACGCCGGCGACAAGAAGGTCTGGCTGCCAACCTACGGTTACGACCTGCAGTCGCCGGGATCGTCCGAAAAGGACTACTCGTATCTTCAGGCATCTGACAATGCCAACAAACAAATCTGGGAGAACCTTGGATACAACGTTGAAATGCTCCCAAGCTTTCACCGGCTCGCTCGTGGGCTTGGTGCCGTTCACTGCATTCAGAAATACGTCTCGCGTGGCTAATCATGGCATAACAAAGGCATGAACGCGGAGCCGCCGACAGCGCGTTTCCAAATGGAGCATCAACCGCGGCGGCCCGGTTATGCAAGACGTTATACAATAAACTCATTTGTTTCTTCAGACGTCCTGTAATTCGACCCATTTTCGGGAGAAGTTTTACGATACCCGATTCGCGTGATCGCGTAAACGGTATACCCGAAATTCCACGTCCGCTATTCGGGATCGCTTTCAATTGCCCTGCGCGGGCGGGATGTGCCTTGAGACCACTTGGGCTATGCGTCACGATCGCCCGGCAAGGCCGATTGATAGAAATTCCGCATTTGCGCGTGAAATTCGATGCGTGACTCGTCCCAACTATAGAACATATGACCGCCGTCGAAATTCCGGCAGGTCAAATTCGATTTCTGCTCGTCGGTAAGTTTCATCAGTTTCGTTAGTCGCTGACTGCCGAAGTAAGGCGTGATGAGGTCAAAGCGGCCATGCGTGATAGACACCTTCATGTGCTCATTGAGGCTCATTCCGTATCGCAGATCATCCATAGCACCAACCTGTCGTACAAAGAAGTGCCGATTGCTCTTGTCTTTCCACTTCTCGTTCACCTGCATACTTAGCAAGCGGTAATCGAGTTCAGTTTCCACTTTAAGGTTGGTCCGCAAGTGATGATTGATGGCGCCGGTAAAAAGACGGTCGATGGAAAACAGTGTCGGGTCTGGCCCTTCATAGCCATTGCGATCCGGGAAGGGGTCCACGGTCGTCACAGAGGCATCGTACCGACCGCATAATCGTCGCTCGCCACGCAGCAGTTCGCGGCTGAACATTGTCGCACTGATCCGGCCGCCTGCTCGCTCAAGCACGGTCGCCGACAGCCCTGTCAGTGCGGACATTCGCCCAACGATCAACGCCAGTTCATCTGCGGGTAGTGCCTCACCCTGTGCCAGCCACCGCACCAGCTCGTTGTTGGCGAATGTTTCTCCCTGGCTCTGAATGTCATCATTGCCCAGATCCTCCGTGCGACCGTGATGATGTGCGGCCGCGACCAGCGACGGAAACAGTTCAACCCAGTACGCCAGGTTGTAGTCTGAATCAAGAAGTGCATCGAGTTCGATCGCAGGTGAAATCAGCAGCGCGCCGCACAAGCCCACGCCATGCTTCTCCTGCAACCTCCGCGCCATCCTGGCCACTCGAAATCCGCCGTAGCTCTCTCCCGCAATGAACAGAGGCGACGTCCAGCGATGATACTTTGAGAGAAATCGACAGATAAATTCGCCCAGCGCATCGAGGTCTTTCTCGATTTCCCAGAACTCGGGATTCTCTTCCGGTTCTGATTCGGCGGACTTTTCCTTGCTGCCGTCCGCATTCTTGTTTGCGCCCGGTTCCTTCAGTGCCCGACTGAATCCCGTTCCCACGGGGTCAATGAACACCAGGTCGGTAAATGACAGCCAAGTTTCTTGATTGTCCACCACCTGCGTCGGCGGTTCTGGCAGCGATCCCATTTTTCCGAACACCACTCGCTTTGGCCCCAGGGCTCCCATGTGCAGATAAGCTGATGCCGCCCCTGGACCGCCGTTGAAAACAAAAGTCAATGGACGGGTACAATCCTGTGGTTCGGCGATGTACGCAGTGTAAAACAGGTGTGCTACAGGCTTGTGGATCTTTCGCAAGCTAATCCAGTCCGCAACCGCCTTGTAGGCAAGTGGCCCGCTGGGGAGTTGCAGTGTGTGCTCAGTAGTGGCGGCATACTTGGGGAAATCGCATTCAGCGTTCGACAGGTTACCGACCTCTTCCTGATTCGTGTTGCTCATCTTGGATCCTCTGATTCAATCTGACGTGCCCCGGTGAATGACACCAATCACAAGACTTCGTGTTCGATTGTGACAACCTCTTTTTTGTTTGTCTACCGCTGCGGACCGGGTAGCAGACGGAAATGCGATGGCTAAAACGAAAAGTGTCATTTACCCATACGTTTTACGAATCGTTTCAAAAAACCACCCATTTCGCAAAATCGAATACATCAAAGATGTATCTGCTGCTGTATATCAACGGCGAGCGCTTTCTCCGATTTCGAACGCTGCTCAGATCGAAGGCAAGATCGAATTCCTGCGAAACTCATCGAATGCAGGACAGCAAACGAAAACGAACGTTTTTGGGATTTGTGGCTGCCTTCAAAGTGCGTTGGACGATGAATCCGACGCACTTTCGGCTTTTACGTAAAGTGCGTCGATCTTTTCCACCTCTGCAGTTTAGCACGTTGCCATTGTGGGGACGGTTTGTCCAGCCGCTGTTTCTTAGACGAGTCGTAAATCTGCATTCAGACAATATTCCTTCGGCGACTTTGAAAAAGATCACTGCACGGTTGCGTTTGGAGTGTGCCATTCATCGGTGGCCGCATTCCACTGCACGATGTCAGCTGGTGTCGTCCACGCACGCCACGTCGCGTCGATGGGAACATTCACCGTGGTTTCAAATCGTGATCTTCAAAGGCTCGATCCTTCAGAGACAACCAAGTATTTCAAATACTGATCAACGCTTCAATCCTTCAAGCGGACCAACTTTCCTTTTCGCTTGGCCACATTCTTATAGTCCCATTGAATGGTCTTCGATTTCTTGATCCATCTCTTCATGTCTTTCAGATTGATCTGGTCAGGATGCGTGAAGATGATTGAAGCATCTTTGAATTTCCCAGTGCCGGGATTCAATTTGTCTTCGTCGAAACTCGCCCCACTCCAGAACATGAGCCGAATTCCCGCCTTCAGTTTGCTGTATCCGACGATTGGGTTTCCGTTGAGGAACCAGACGGGATGCCGATGCCAAATCTTGCTCTCAGCTTCGGGAAGCAGGTCGTCAATGGTCGTCGCAAACGTCTCGCAGATCTGCTGCTCTTCGAGTGTTGCTTGATCTTCGTTGAAAGCCTCGATGTCAGGGTTCATTTCATTCAGCGACATAACTGTAGGCCAATATTACTATGCAACAGGAATAAAGGGGTCAGGTCTCTTTTCTGGGTCTTCCACGGGGGCGAATTGTGCTTTCGAGGGACAATCGGATGGCTGTGTTGCTGGTCCATTTGTCATCGCCGAAGGGTGTGCCGCGAGTGATACATTTTCTGACGGCAGCCAGTTCGGCGTCCGTTTGTGGTTTGTTAACCAGTGACCGCCATTGGCGTGGTAGCGGTGGATTTTTGAGCTTTGTCAGCCACGCGAGCGTATCTCCCTTTTGTTGTCGTGCCCAGGCGGAGCCATACTCCCACTCCTCGGCACGTTTGACCAAATTCGCTCGCAGCGGGTTGCGTTCGACATAACGCATCACTGTCAGCAAATGGTCGTCTGACTGAATTGGGAACGATTTAAATCGTCCCTGATACAAGTGACCGCTTCCCCCGGTTGAATAGTGCGCGTGCCAGCGCATGGTATGGGTGACGGTGAGTCGTTGAAAGAATTCCGTCAATTGGGTATCTGTCTGGGGGCGTACCACAAAGTGCCAGTGGTTAGGCATTACGGACATGGCATAGATCGGTAGCGGTATCTTTGCCCACGTTTCCTCAACGACCCGCATGAAAGCAGCATAATCGTCCGGCTTCTCGAACAGCGTCATCTGCGCCACAGAGCGATTGAGCACATGAAACACTTCACCGGCAGGACAAATTCGTTTGGTACGGGGCATACAAGGAGTATAACAGAATACAGCCAGGAATAAAAGAGACCTGACCCCTTTATTCCCTCAAAAAGACCTACTCCCCTCTAATCGTCGAGGGGAATAGGTCTGACACTTACGTTTTTCTCTTAGCGTTCCTATGATTACGAGCGCTGTAGATTACTTCTGGTTTTGGGTCACGGAGCGATTCCCCTTTTGCAGCGCGGTTTCCTGACCGAAGCGATCCAGGTTCATCACCTTGTTCCAGGCAGCTACGAAGTCGTGAATCAACTTCTTTTCGGCATCCCGGCTGGCATATACTTCTGCGATGGCCCGCAACTGGGAGTTGGAGCCAAAGACCAGATCAACAGCACTGGCAGTCCATTTAACGTCGCCCGATTTGCGGTCGCGTCCTTCAAAGAAGTGATCGCACATGGGTGACTTCTGCCACTTCGTGTTCATATCGAGCAGGTTAACGAAGAAGTCATTACTCAGAGTGCCGGGACGTTTAGTGAAGGCACCCATTCCCGGTACACCGACATTCGTATCGAGCACCCGCATACCACCGATGAGGGCCGTCATTTCAGGCGCGGTCAGAGTAAGCAGGTTGGCTTTATCCACCAGCAGTTCTTCAGCCGGCCGATCAAGCCCGTGCGAATAGTAATTGCGGAAGCCGTCCGCCTTGGGTTCCAGAACCGCGAATGACTCGACGTCGGTCATTTGCGGTGTGGCATCAGTACGTCCTGGTGTGAAAGGCACTTTGACGGTGTATCCGCCCTTTTTGGCAGCTTCTTCAACAGCAGCGCAACCCCCGAGCACGATGACATCGGCCAGTGACACTTTGGTGCCGTCGGTCTGTGCGTCATTGAAGTTCTGCTGGATTGCACCCAGAGTCTTCAAAACTTTCGCCAGTTCTTCGGGCTGGTTGACTTCCCAGTTCTTTTGGGGCGCCAGTCGGATGCGGGCGCCATTGGCACCGCCCCGCTTGTCACTGCCACGGAAAGTGGAAGCGGAAGCCCAAGCCGTGGAGACCAGTTGAGGAATCGTCAACTCCGAGGCGAGGATCTCACTTTTGAGAGCAGCGATATCCTGTTCGTCGATGAGCCTATGATCGACTTCGGGAACGGGATCCTGCCAGATCTGCGCTTCCGGCACCAGTGGTCCAAGACAGCGGGAAACCGGCCCCATGTCGCGGTGGGTCAATTTATACCAGGCTTTCGCGAAGGCTTCGGCAAACTCGTCCGGGTTCTCATGGAAGCGCTTTGAGATCTTCCTGTAAGCTGGATCGACCTTGAGAGCCAGATCGGTGGTAAACATCATCGGCGCGTGAGTTTTGGAAGGATCATGTGCATCGGGAATCGTCCCTTTGGCTGATTCTTCTTTAGGCGTCCACTGCCAGGCACCAGCGGGGCTTTTAACCAGTTTCCACTCATAGCCAAACAGGTTGTCAAAGTAACCGTTGGACCATTGTGTGGGTGTGGAGGTCCAGGCACCTTCCAGACCGCTGGTGATCGTATCGTCAGCGTTCCCTTTACCGAACTTGTTGATCCATCCCAGTCCCTGATCGATCAGGCTGGCCCCTTCCGGCTCGGGACCGA
The Gimesia aquarii DNA segment above includes these coding regions:
- a CDS encoding transposase, with protein sequence MPRTKRICPAGEVFHVLNRSVAQMTLFEKPDDYAAFMRVVEETWAKIPLPIYAMSVMPNHWHFVVRPQTDTQLTEFFQRLTVTHTMRWHAHYSTGGSGHLYQGRFKSFPIQSDDHLLTVMRYVERNPLRANLVKRAEEWEYGSAWARQQKGDTLAWLTKLKNPPLPRQWRSLVNKPQTDAELAAVRKCITRGTPFGDDKWTSNTAIRLSLESTIRPRGRPRKET
- the katG gene encoding catalase/peroxidase HPI, whose product is MKKWIKRTITNWTVLTLCISTPVFAQKENTESTTDQQPARKIHKTQEGQTTGGKCPIMGMIKSVTSRHTAAGGMTNGDWWPNQLNLDILHQNSKKSNPMGEDFNYAEEFQKLDLEAVKKDLRALMTDSQDWWPADYGHYGPLFIRMAWHSAGTYRVSDGRGGASDGTQRFAPLNSWPDNANLDKARRLLWPIKQKYGRKISWADLMILTGNVALESMGFKTFGFAGGREDVWEPQKDVNWGPETEWLGRKRYRKDEKLENPLAATQMGLIYVNPEGPAGRPDPQASAHAIRDTFGRMAMNDEETVALIAGGHTFGKAHGAASPEGNVGPEPEGASLIDQGLGWINKFGKGNADDTITSGLEGAWTSTPTQWSNGYFDNLFGYEWKLVKSPAGAWQWTPKEESAKGTIPDAHDPSKTHAPMMFTTDLALKVDPAYRKISKRFHENPDEFAEAFAKAWYKLTHRDMGPVSRCLGPLVPEAQIWQDPVPEVDHRLIDEQDIAALKSEILASELTIPQLVSTAWASASTFRGSDKRGGANGARIRLAPQKNWEVNQPEELAKVLKTLGAIQQNFNDAQTDGTKVSLADVIVLGGCAAVEEAAKKGGYTVKVPFTPGRTDATPQMTDVESFAVLEPKADGFRNYYSHGLDRPAEELLVDKANLLTLTAPEMTALIGGMRVLDTNVGVPGMGAFTKRPGTLSNDFFVNLLDMNTKWQKSPMCDHFFEGRDRKSGDVKWTASAVDLVFGSNSQLRAIAEVYASRDAEKKLIHDFVAAWNKVMNLDRFGQETALQKGNRSVTQNQK